Proteins from one Cryptomeria japonica chromosome 4, Sugi_1.0, whole genome shotgun sequence genomic window:
- the LOC131070957 gene encoding 3-hydroxy-3-methylglutaryl-coenzyme A reductase 1: MGMKNGGEVNYSSDIKKSEDGAKRKNNNGNSKLLASDALLLPLGLTNKIFFVLFFTASYFLMGRWRDKVRTSTPLHVVTFGELVAIVIQLASFIYLLGFFGIDYVQNFISKDNDGSWDDFVGEDLNAPTTACGISTKEEIVVKKPEVQLKGIALGDNEDGDIAAAVCNGTVASYSLESSLGDCKRAASVRRSALELMTGRSLDGLPLEGFDYQSILGQCCEMPVGYVQIPVGVAGPLLVNGFEYMVPMATTEGCLVASTNRGCKAILMSGGATSILLRDGMTRAPVVRFQSAKRAAELKFFIEDPANSDILSDIFNRTSRFARLQGIKCAIAGKNLYMRFSCFTGDAMGMNMVSKGVQNVLDYLQIMFPDMDVISVSGNFCADKKPTAVNWIEGRGKSVVCEAIITEAVVNKVLKTTVPALLELNMLKNLTGSAMAGAMGGFNAHAANIVSAVFIATGQDPAQNVESSHCLTMMEGVNGGKDLHISVTMPCIEVGTVGGGTQLGSQAACLNMLGVKGANRTSPGENAQNLARIVAGAVMAGELSLMSALAAGQLVKSHMKYNRSSKDVKAAA; the protein is encoded by the exons ATGGGTATGAAAAATGGTGGAGAAGTTAACTATTCCTCTGACATCAAGAAATCAGAGGATGGGGCAAAGAGGAAGAACAACAATGGGAACTCAAAGCTGTTGGCATCTGATGCCCTGCTTCTCCCCTTGGGACTCACCAATAAGATCTTCTTTGTGCTTTTCTTCACTGCATCATATTTCTTGATGGGGAGATGGAGGGATAAGGTGAGGACCTCAACACCCCTTCATGTTGTCACCTTTGGGGAGCTTGTGGCCATTGTGATCCAGCTGGCTTCCTTCATTTATTTGCTTGGATTCTTTGGCATTGATTATGTGCAAAATTTCATTAGCAAAGACAATGATGGGTCCTGGGATGATTTTGTAGGGGAGGATTTGAACGCCCCTACAACAGCTTGTGGGATATCAACCAAAGAAGAAATTGTTGTTAAGAAACCCGAGGTCCAGCTCAAGGGAATTGCCCTTGGTGACAATGAAGATGGAGACATTGCAGCTGCTGTATGCAATGGCACTGTAGCTTCCTATTCTCTTGAATCCTCCCTTGGGGACTGCAAGAGAGCTGCCTCTGTGAGGAGAAGTGCCTTGGAGCTCATGACTGGGAGATCCCTTGATGGTCTGCCCTTGGAGGGATTTGATTATCAGTCCATTCTTGGGCAGTGCTGTGAAATGCCTGTTGGATATGTGCAAATCCCTGTAGGTGTAGCAGGGCCTTTATTAGTCAATGGGTTTGAGTACATGGTGCCCATGGCAACCACAGAAGGGTGCCTGGTGGCCAGCACCAACAGAGGTTGCAAGGCCATTCTTATGAGTGGTGGGGCTACAAGCATTCTTCTCAGAGATGGCATGACTAGGGCCCCTGTTGTAAGGTTTCAGAGTGCCAAGAGGGCTGCAGAGCTCAAGTTCTTTATTGAGGATCCTGCAAACTCTGATATCCTCTCTGACATCTTCAACAG GACAAGCAGGTTTGCAAGGCTACAAGGCATAAAATGTGCAATTGCAGGCAAGAATTTGTACATGAGATTCTCATGCTTCACTGGAGATGCCATGGGGATGAATATGGTCTCCAAGGGTGTTCAGAATGTCTTGGATTATCTTCAAATTATGTTCCCTGATATGGATGTAATCAGTGTTTCTG GCAATTTCTGTGCTGACAAGAAGCCCACAGCAGTGAACTGGATTGAAGGGCGTGGGAAATCGGTAGTGTGTGAGGCCATCATAACAGAGGCGGTTGTGAACAAGGTGTTGAAGACGACAGTTCCAGCATTGTTGGAGCTGAACATGCTCAAGAACTTGACTGGGTCTGCAATGGCAGGTGCCATGGGAGGATTCAATGCCCATGCTGCCAACATTGTGTCAGCTGTGTTCATTGCAACAGGTCAAGATCCTGCCCAAAATGTGGAGAGCTCCCACTGTCTTACTATGATGGAGGGGGTGAATGGGGGCAAGGACCTGCACATTTCGGTTACCATGCCATGCATAGAAGTGGGGACAGTGGGAGGAGGAACTCAATTGGGATCACAGGCGGCATGTTTGAACATGCTTGGAGTGAAAGGAGCAAATAGGACATCCCCTGGTGAGAATGCGCAGAACTTGGCAAGAATAGTGGCAGGTGCAGTAATGGCAGGAGAGCTGTCTCTCATGTCTGCCCTTGCTGCCGGTCAGCTGGTGAAAAGCCATATGAAGTATAACCGATCAAGCAAAGACGTGAAAGCAGCAGCCTAA